The genomic interval TGTTGCAACTCTTGCAGATCTTGATTTCCTTCCGTTTCTTCGCACCAGCAGTCTAGATAGATGTTTTCCTCGTGGTTTGCGATTTCAGCGTAGTGGATGCTAAACTTCCACAGTCGTTCGGCGGCATCTTGGTAGGATAGTTGAAATGGTTGCTGACGGCGGATGTATGTTTCAATTTCCAGTCGCCAAGGGGAAGCTAGACGTTTGGATAGTTCTTCTATCTCTTGACGTAGGGGTAAGGATAATTCGCTGCGTTCTAGTAGTAATTTAGCAATGAGTTGACTGTTTTCCACCTGTCCTACATCTAACAAAGCACGGACACTTTCAGATAAGGCTTTAATTCGGGGTTGAGTCCAATCATGGTTGGGAGAGATTTGGAGTTGGCGGCGGGCGATCGCTTCGACTAACTTAGATATATTGGGCTTTTCCCCCCACTTCATCCCAAACTCTACAGCTAGAGTTTCTAACTGCTGTTTATCGCGATCGGATATTGATAGGGTAATAGATTGACCTTTGCGGCTCATATTTGTACGGACACTCTATTCAGGAATTGGTTGCACATCTCTATTTTGATTGGCACAATAGAATATATCAACAGCT from Merismopedia glauca CCAP 1448/3 carries:
- a CDS encoding helix-turn-helix transcriptional regulator, whose product is MSRKGQSITLSISDRDKQQLETLAVEFGMKWGEKPNISKLVEAIARRQLQISPNHDWTQPRIKALSESVRALLDVGQVENSQLIAKLLLERSELSLPLRQEIEELSKRLASPWRLEIETYIRRQQPFQLSYQDAAERLWKFSIHYAEIANHEENIYLDCWCEETEGNQDLQELQHNWSLRLDRITEANITPINSHWRGKLASILVEMHLINGLAYAYRAKTEDETVTWLETGIRKVERKVSHSFWFIREVMRYTPDCIIVSPESVRSSLKQKLLSLCTLYHIDTVEPEKRS